A region of Muntiacus reevesi chromosome 11, mMunRee1.1, whole genome shotgun sequence DNA encodes the following proteins:
- the F7 gene encoding coagulation factor VII: MPSRARVLALLCLLLGLRGSLPAVFLPQEQALSVLHRPRRANGFLEELRPGSLERECREELCSFEEAREIFRNEERTKQFWVSYNDGDQCASSPCQNGGSCEDQLQSYVCFCPDGFEGRNCETDKQSQLICANDNGGCEQYCGASPGAGRFCRCHEDYTLQADGVTCAPAVEYPCGKIPVLEKRNGSKPQGRIVGGHVCPKGECPWQAMLKLNGALLCGGTLVSPSWVVSAAHCFDRLQSWWNLTAVLGEHDLGHVEGSEQERRVMRVIVPEEYVQRKTNHDVALLQLARPVALGDHVAPLCLPDPAFADETLAFVRFSAVSGWGQLLERGVTARKLMVVLVPRLLTQDCLQQSRQRPGGPAVTDNMFCAGYTDGSKDACKGDSGGPHATRFRATWFLTGIVSWGEGCAAAGHFGVYTRVSRYTAWLRRLMDHPPPTRGLLRVPLLP; the protein is encoded by the exons ATGCCGTCCCGCGCCCGGGTGCTGGCCCTCCTCTGCCTTCTGCTCGGCCTGCGGGGGTCCCTGCCAGCAG TCTTCCTGCCGCAGGAGCAGGCGCTCAGCGTCCTGCACCGGCCCCGGCGTGCCAATGGGTTCCTGGAGGAGCTGCGGCCAGGCTCGCTGGAGCGGGAGTGCAGGGAGGAGCTCTGCTCCTTCGAGGAGGCCCGCGAGATCTTCCGCAACGAGGAGAGGACG AAGCAGTTCTGGGTTTCCTACAATG ACGGGGACCAGTGCGCCTCCAGCCCCTGCCAGAACGGGGGCTCCTGCGAGGACCAGCTCCAGTCCTACGTCTGCTTCTGCCCTGACGGCTTCGAGGGCCGGAACTGTGAGACAG ACAAGCAGAGCCAGCTGATCTGCGCCAACGACAATGGCGGCTGTGAGCAGTACTGCGGGGCCAGCCCGGGGGCCGGGCGCTTCTGCCGGTGCCATGAGGACTACACACTCCAGGCAGACGGGGTGACCTGTGCGCCCGCAG TGGAATATCCGTGCGGGAAAATAcctgttttggaaaaaagaaacGGCAGCAAGCCCCAAGGGCGAATCGTGGGGGGCCACGTGTGCCCCAAAGGGGAGTGCCCTTGGCAG GccatgctgaagctgaacgggGCGCTGCTATGCGGGGGCACCCTGGTCAGCCCCTCCTGGGTGGTCTCCGCCGCCCACTGCTTCGACAGGCTCCAGAGCTGGTGGAATCTGACTGCGGTGCTGG GCGAGCACGACCTCGGCCACGTGGAGGGCTCGGAGCAGGAGCGGCGGGTGATGCGGGTCATCGTCCCTGAGGAGTACGTGCAGCGCAAGACGAACCACGACGTGGCCCTGCTGCAGCTGGCGCGGCCCGTGGCCCTGGGCGACCACGTGGCGCCCCTCTGCCTGCCCGACCCCGCCTTCGCTGACGAGACGCTGGCCTTCGTGCGCTTCTCGGCCGTCAGCGGCTGGGGCCAACTCCTGGAGCGCGGGGTCACCGCCCGCAAGCTCATGGTGGTGCTGGTGCCCCGGCTGCTGACCCAGGACTGCCTGCAGCAGTCGCGCCAGAGGCCTGGCGGGCCCGCGGTCACTGACAACATGTTCTGCGCCGGCTACACAGACGGCAGCAAGGACGCCTGCAAGGGGGACAGCGGGGGCCCGCACGCCACACGCTTCCGAGCCACCTGGTTCCTGACCGGCATCGTCAGCTGGGGCGAGGGCTGCGCGGCGGCCGGCCACTTCGGGGTCTACACGCGGGTCTCCCGCTACACGGCCTGGCTGCGGCGGCTGATGGACCACCCACCGCCCACACGGGGCCTCCTCCGGGTCCCCCTGCTGCCCTAG
- the F10 gene encoding coagulation factor X yields the protein MAGLLRLVLLATALGGLLRPAGSVFLPRDQAHRVLQRTRRANSFLEEMKQGNLERECREEACSYEEAREVFEDKEQTDEFWSIYKDGDQCEGRPCLNQGRCKDGLGDYTCTCAEGFEGKNCEFSTRELCSLDNGGCDQFCREERGEVRCSCARGYVLGDDRKSCVSTEPFPCGKFTQGRSRRSIVHIGEDASELEQHDPGDLGPTESSFHLLGLNRTESNSGEDGSQLVRIVGGRDCAEGECPWQALLVNEENEGFCGGTILSEFYILTAAHCLHQAKRFTVRVGDRNTEQEEGNEMAHEVEMTVKHSRFVKETYDFDIAVLRLKTPIQFRRNVAPACLPEKDWAEATLLTQKTGVVSGFGRTHEKGRLSSTLKMLEVPYVDRNTCKLSSSFSITPNMFCAGYDAQPEDACQGDSGGPHVTRFKDTYYVTGIVSWGEGCARKGKFGVYTKVSNFLKWIDKIMKTRAGAVGSRSPTEAPATRTVPTPLPPHAGL from the exons ATGGCCGGCCTGCTGCGCCTCGTCCTGCTCGCCACCGCCCTGGGCGGCCTCCTGCGGCCGGCAGGGAGCG TGTTCCTGCCCCGGGACCAGGCCCACCGTGTCCTGCAGAGAACCCGCAGGGCCAACTCATTCCTGGAGGAGATGAAGCAGGGAAACCTGGAGCGAGAGTGCCGGGAGGAGGCCTGCTCGTACGAGGAGGCCCGCGAGGTCTTCGAGGACAAGGAGCAGACG gatgAATTCTGGAGTATATACAAAG ATGGAGACCAGTGTGAAGGCCGCCCTTGCCTGAATCAGGGCCGCTGTAAAGACGGCCTCGGGGACTACACGTGCACCTGTGCGGAAGGGTTTGAAGGCAAAAACTGCGAATTCT CCACGCGTGAGCTCTGCAGTCTGGACAACGGGGGCTGCGACCAGTTCTGCAGGGAGGAGCGCGGCGAGGTGCGGTGCTCCTGTGCCCGCGGCTACGTGCTGGGCGACGACCGCAAGTCCTGCGTGTCcacag AGCCCTTCCCCTGCGGGAAGTTCACGCAGGGGCGCAGCCGGCGGTCTATCGTCCACATTGGCGAGGACGCCAGCGAGCTGGAGCAGCACGACCCTGGAGACCTGGGCCCCACCGAGAGCTCCTTTCACCTGCTGGGCCTCAACAGGACCGAGTCCAACTCCGGGGAGGACGGCAGCCAGTTGGTCCGGATAGTGGGTGGCCGGGACTGCGCGGAGGGCGAGTGCCCTTGGCAG gctcTGCTGGTCAATGAGGAGAACGAGGGATTCTGCGGGGGCACCATCCTGAGCGAGTTCTACATCCTCACGGCCGCGCACTGCCTGCACCAGGCCAAGAGGTTCACAGTGAGGGTCG GCGACCGGAACACGGAACAGGAGGAGGGCAACGAGATGGCGCACGAGGTGGAGATGACCGTGAAGCACAGCCGCTTCGTCAAGGAGACCTACGACTTCGACATCGCGGTGCTGAGGCTCAAGACGCCCATCCAGTTCCGCCGGAACGTGGCACCCGCCTGCCTGCCCGAGAAGGACTGGGCGGAGGCCACGCTGCTGACCCAGAAGACGGGTGTCGTCAGCGGCTTCGGGCGCACGCACGAGAAGGGCCGCCTGTCGTCCACGCTCAAGATGCTGGAGGTGCCGTACGTGGACCGGAACACCTGCAAGCTCTccagcagcttcagcatcacgcCCAACATGTTCTGCGCCGGCTACGACGCCCAGCCCGAGGACGCCTGCCAGGGCGACAGCGGCGGCCCCCACGTCACCCGCTTCAAGGACACCTACTACGTGACCGGCATCGTCAGCTGGGGCGAAGGGTGCGCGCGCAAGGGGAAGTTCGGCGTCTACACCAAGGTCTCCAACTTCCTCAAGTGGATTGACAAGATCATGAAGACCAGGGCAGGGGCCGTGGGCAGCCGCAGCCCCACCGAAGCCCCCGCCACCCGGACAGTCCCGACTCCCCTTCCACCCCACGCCGGGCTCTGA